In Humulus lupulus chromosome 6, drHumLupu1.1, whole genome shotgun sequence, a single genomic region encodes these proteins:
- the LOC133782079 gene encoding uncharacterized protein LOC133782079: MATTFSEKSEDDLRKEIDELQRQQREITDRLRDPRGLRRGRLPGAGPRNFAANGARQRGFTRPTDRTELEDEPPAKRRLSSAVVKVEDGEITEDAKANEDVNEDDSVKEVTDGNLLQSGWSSRDGNQRPMRKDFDIPSNEHVPRVLPKNEDPSLVSRNKRMLGQLLGTLEKFRKEDKQLSGTEAFMRRSTSLQRAEQRAREESERLRQQERERIAEKRRRDLTLRARVSAKTEEKKLELLYLRWSEHHKKLCNFIRTKTEPPIYYLPKKPLDANEIEAEQRKEQAFEEWKASRREELTEYQKEIGEQYLANVEKDLERWQNARNRKANDVLNLQETMDKELDTHRLEHGPKKRTIPSESNNEEEDDVEDINGEDDMMDDVLDVDDNTRRGEETTRTDAADNASPEADKIE; the protein is encoded by the exons ATGGCAACCACTTTCTCTGAGAAATCAGAAGACGATCTTCGCAAGGAGATCGATGAGCTTCAGCGCCAGCAACGCGAG ATTACTGACCGCCTTCGGGATCCTCGGGGGCTTCGCCGGGGACGCTTGCCCGGCGCTGGTCCTCGTAACTTTGCCGCCAATGGTGCTCGTCAGCGAGGTTTCACTCGGCCT ACTGATAGGACTGAGCTAGAAGATGAACCACCTGCAAAGAGACGACTTTCATCAGCCGTTGTCAAG GTGGAAGATGGAGAGATCACTGAGGATGCCAAAGCAAATGAGGATGTGAATGAAGATGATTCGGTCAAGGAAGTAACTGATGGGAATTTGCTGCAGAGTGGTTGGTCCAGTAGAGATGGCAATCAAAGACCAATGAGGAAG GATTTTGATATCCCGAGCAATGAGCATGTCCCAAGGGTATTGCCTAAGAATGAGGATCCAAGCTTGGTTAGTAGGAATAAAAGAATGCTGGGGCAGCTTCTGGGAACTCTGGAG AAATTCAGGAAAGAAGACAAGCAGCTTTCAGGAACTGAGGCATTTATGCGGAGATCAACTTCCTTACAAAGA GCTGAGCAAAGAGCACGTGAAGAAAGTGAAAGACTTAGACAGCAAGAGCGTGAAAGGATTGCTGAAAAGCGGAGGAGAGATCTG ACTCTGCGGGCACGTGTTTCTGCCAAGACAGAAGAGAAGAAGTTGGAATTACTGTATCTTCGGTGGAGTGAGCACCATAAAAAACTTTGCAATTTTATAAG GACTAAGACAGAGCCTCCAATTTATTATTTGCCGAAGAAGCCACTAGATGCAAATGAAATTGAGGCTGAGCAGCGAAAAGAACAG GCATTTGAAGAATGGAAGGCTTCTAGGAGGGAGGAACTGACGGAATATCAGAAAGAGATTGGGGAGCAATATCTTGCCAATGTTGAAAAAGACTTGGAAAGGTGGCAAAATGCAAGGAATAGGAAAGCAAATGATGTACTGAACTTGCAGGAAACAATGGACAAAGAATTGGACACCCATAGACTTGAGCATGGTCCCAAGAAAAGAACGATTCCAAGCGAAAGCAAcaatgaagaggaagatgatgtGGAGGACATCAATGGGGAGGATGACATGATGGATGATGTACTGGATGTTGACGACAACACTCGAAGGGGTGAAGAAACAACTAGGACAGATGCTGCCGATAATGCTAGTCCAGAGGCAGATAAAATTGAGTAG